In Cellulomonas wangsupingiae, the genomic window CCGGTGGCCGCGTCGCACGGTTCGAGGCCCGCTACGGCAAGAAGCCGGCCAACTAGCTCCTGATCAGCGCCGGTGCGCCCGGCGGACGACGGCCCTCCATGGTCGTGTCCGCCCGCGCACCGGCGCTGTCGCTTTGCGCGGGCCGTCCGGCCCGCGCCGGGAGCCGGTCAGTGGGAGGGCAGCAGGTGGAGCAGCTCGACGCCGTCGAGGCGATGCTCGCGGAGCACGCGCAGATCGAGCGCGACCTGTCCGACCCGTCGGTGCACGCGGACGCCGGGCGCGCCCGGCGGCTGGGGCGCCGGTACGCGGAGCTCGGGCGCGTCGTGCAGGCGTACCGCCAGTGGCGGGCGGCCGCGGACGACGCCCAGGCCGCGGCCGAGCTCGCCGCGGAGGACGCGGGCTTCGCGGCCGAGCTGCCCGCGCTGCAGGCCGCCGCGGCCGAGTCCGCCGAGCGTCTGCACCGCGTGCTGGTGCCGCGGGACCCCGACGACGGGCGCGACGCGATCCTCGAGATCAAGGCGGGCGAGGGCGGCGAGGAGTCGGCGCTGTTCGCCGGCGACCTCCTGCGGATGTACACCCGCTACGCCGAGCGGCAGGGGTGGAGCGTCCAGGTGCTCGACCTGACGCCGTCGGACCTCGGTGGCGTCAAGGACGTGCAGGTCGCCGTCAAGGCCCGGACCGCCGGGCCCCCCGAGGACGGCGTCTGGGCCCACCTGAAGTACGAGGGGGGCGTGCACCGCGTGCAGCGGGTGCCGGTCACCGAGTCGCAGGGGCGCATCCACACGTCGGCGGCGGGCGTCATGGTGTTCCCGGAGGCCGACGACGACGGTGACGTCGACATCGACCAGAACGACCTGCGGATCGACGTGTACCGCTCGTCGGGCCCCGGCGGGCAGTCGGTCAACACGACGGACTCGGCCGTGCGGATCACGCACGTGCCGACCGGGATCGTCGTGTCGATGCAGAACGAGAAGTCCCAGCTGCAGAACCGCGAGCAGGCCATGCGGGTGCTGCGCGCCCGTCTCCTGGCGGCGCGCCAGGAGGAGGCGGCGGCGGCCGCGAGCGAGGCGCGCCGCTCGCAGGTGCGCACGGTCGACCGGTCCGAGCGGATCCGGACGTACAACTTCCCGGAGAACCGCATCGCGGACCACCGCACGGGCTTCAAGGCGTACAACCTCGACCAGGTGCTCGACGGCGACCTGGGGCCCGTGATCGCGTCGGCCCTCGAGGCCGACGAGGCGGCGCGCCTCGCGGCCGCGGGCGGGGTGCCGGCATGAGCGCGCCGACGGACGTGCGCGGCACGGAGCCGGGGTTGCGCGCCTACGTCGACGGGGCGACGGCCGTCCTCGCCGAGGCGGGCGTGCCGTCGCCGCGCCACGACGCGCTCGCGCTGGCCGCGCACGCGCTCGGGGTGCCGCGCGTGGAGCCGGCGCTGCCGCCGGCCCTGCCGGCGCACTTCGCCGCCGAGTACGCCCGGCTCGTCGACCGGCGCCGCGCCCGTGAGCCGCTGCAGCACATCGTCGGGTCCACCGTCTTCCGGTACGTGACGCTGCGCGTCGCGCCGGGTGTGTTCGTGCCGCGCCCGGAGACGGAGACGGTGGCCCAGCTCGCGGTCGACGAGGCCGCTGCCCTCGCGGCGGGCGGGGGACGGCCGACGGTCGTGGACCTGTGCACCGGCACGGGCGCGATCGCCGTGTCGGTCGACACCGAGGTGCCGGCGAGCCGCGTGGTCGCCGTCGACCTGTCCGACGAGGCCGTCGAGCTGGCGCGTGCCAACGCGCAGGCCGTCGCCGGCCCCGACCTGCGCGTCGTCCAGGGCGACGTACGGGACCCGGGCCTCCTGGCGGAGCTCGACGGGACGGTGGACGTGGTGGTGTCGAACCCGCCGTACATCCCGCCGGACGCCGTGCCGCTCGACCCCGAGGTGCGTGACCACGACCCGGACCTCGCCCTGTACGGGGGCGGCGCCGACGGCCTCGACGTGCCGCGTGCGGTCGTCGCCGCGGCCGCGCGGCTGCTCGTCCCCGGTGGCCTGCTCGTCATGGAGCACGCCGAGGTGCAGGACGCCGACGCCCGCGCGGCCGCCCTCGCGACGGGCGCCTTCGAGGACGTCCGCACCGTGCCGGACCTCACGGGTCGTCCACGCACGCTCGTCGCTCGGCGGGTCGCCCGCCCGGTCGTGGAAGACTCGCCCGCGTGAGTCTCCTCCGGATCAAGGACGCGACCGACCCGCGGGCGTGGGGCCCGGCGATCGACGAGGCGGTCCACGCCGTCGGCCGGGGTGAGCTCGTCGTCCTGCCGACCGACACCGTGTACGGCATCGGTGCCGACGCCTTCGACCCGCGGGCGGTCCAGGCGCTCCTCGACGCCAAGGGCCGCGGCCGGCAGATGCCGCCGCCCGTGCTGATGCCCGACGTGCGGACGCTCGACGGCCTCGCGACGGCCGTGCCCCCGGCGGCGCGCGCCCTGGCGGAGGCGTTCTGGCCCGGCGGCCTGACGATCATCGTCCGCGCGCAGCCCTCGCTCGCGTGGGACCTGGGCGAGACGCGCGGCACGGTCGCGCTGCGGATGCCCGACCACCCGGTGGCGCTCGCGCTGCTGCGTCGTACGGGCCCCCTCGCGGTGTCGAGCGCGAACCTCACGGGGCACCCCGCGGCGTCGACGGCGGCCGAGGCGCACGACCAGCTGGGCACGAAGGTCGCGGTGTACCTCGACGGCGGCGCGGCACCCGGCGGCGTCGCGTCGACGATCGTCGACGCCACCGGGGACGCGCTGCGGATCGTGCGGCTGGGCGCGCTGGACCTCGCGACGCTCGCCGCCGTGGCGCCGGTCATGGCGCCGCCGCCCGCGGGCACGCCGGCACCGTCCGGTCCGCCCGCCGCCGACGGCCAGGAGCCGGACGGTCCGGAGGCCGCCGCGCCGTGAGGGTCTACCTGCTCGTCCTGGTCATCGCGGCCGTCGTCACGTACCTGACGACACCGCTCGCCCGGTGGTGCGCCCTGCGGTGGGGCGCGATCACGGCGGTGCGCGACCGCGACGTGCACGCCGTCCCCACCCCCCGGCTGGGCGGCATGGCGATGTTCGCCGGCCTGCTGGTGGCGCTGCTCATGGCGTCCCGGCTGCCGTTCCTCGAACCGGTGTACGCCAACCCGCGCCCGATCTTCGGCATCATCGGCGGTGCCGCGCTGGTCTGCGCGCTGGGCGTCGCCGACGACATCTGGGACCTGGACTGGCTCACCAAGCTGATGGGGCAGGTGCTCGCCGCGGGCTTCCTCGCGTGGCAGGGCGTGCTGCTGTACCGGCTGCCCCTCGCGGACAACGTGATCAGCGGGTCGTCGCGGGCCGCGGTCTTCGTCACCGTCGTGTCCGTGATCGTGGCGATGAACGCCGTGAACTTCGTCGACGGCCTGGACGGCCTGGCCGCGGGGCTCCTCGCGATCGGCGGCGCGGCGTTCTTCGTCTACGCGTACCTGCTCACGGTCGACACCAGCCGTGACGACTACTCCAACCTCGCGACGCTGGTGGTGGCCGTCCTGGTCGGCGTGTGCCTGGGGTTCCTGCCCCACAACCTGTACCCGGCGCGGATCTTCATGGGCGACTCGGGCTCGATGCTGCTGGGCTTCGTGTTCGCCGCCGCGGCGATCGTCGTCACGGGGCAGATCGACCCGAAGGCGGTGGTGGAGCGCGTGCAGTTCCCCGCGTACGTGCCGATCCTCCTGCCGGTGGCGGTGCTCGTGCTCCCGCTGCTCGACATGGGCCTGGCCATCGTGCGGCGTCTGCTGAAGGGCAAGAGCCCCTTCCACCCCGACCGGCTGCACCTGCACCACCGGCTGCTGGCGCTCGGCCACAGCCACCGGCGCGCCGTGGCCATCATGTACGTGTGGACCGCGGTGCTCGCCTTCGGCGTCGCCGCCCTCGCCGTGCTGTCCACCACGACCGTGCTCGTCGCCACCGGCGTGGGCGTGGTCGTGGCGACCGTCCTGACCCTCGGCCCCCTGCGCGGCCGTACCCCGAACGCCGTGGAGGCCTCACCATGACCACCGCTCCCGACCCGACGCCCGGCCCCGCCGACGACGACACGGCGACCCCCGCTGCCGGCGACCCCGCCGCCGCGGTGTTCCGCCGTGCGCTGCGCGACACGGCGCTCCTGCTGGGGGTCCTGGCGGTGGTCGGCGTCGGCGTCGGCGCCCTCGTCGCCGGCGTGCCCGGGGTGTGGGGCGCCGTCATCGGGGTGGGTCTGGCGCTCGTCTTCTCGGGGACCACCGTCGTGGCGATGCTGCGCACGCTGCGCTCGTCGCCCACGACGATGGCGGCCGTCGTCATGGGGACGTGGCTGGCCAAGGTGCTGGTGGTCGTGGTGGTGCTCGCGCTGCTGCGGGACCAGGACTTCTACTCGCGCGGCGTGCTGGCGGCGGTGCTCGCGCTGGGCGTCCTGGGGTCCGCCGTGCTCGACTACCGGGCGGTCGCCGGCGGCCGCGTGCCCTACGTCGAGCCCGGCGCGCCGCGACGGTGACCGGCGTCACCACAGCCGTGCGGTCCGGGGGCCGGACCTAGGTCATGCATGAGTTAGGCTTCCACCCATCCACGACGGCCAGGTGTCGCCGGTGTGCCCGCGACGAGGCGGCACCAGCCATCACGACCACAGGAGACCGCCCTGTCCAGCATCGCGACGATCCTGCCGCTCGCCGCGGACGAGAACGTCTTCCACACGCCCTCGATCGCTGACTTCTTCCCGCCGGCCATCCTCTTCGAAGGCACGATCTTCGAGTTCAACCGGATGCAGCTGGTGCGCATCATCGCGGCGCTCGCGCTCGTGACGATCATGGTCGTGGCGGCGCGCCGGGCGAAGCTCGTGCCGAGCCGTGGTCAGAACGTCGCCGAGCTGCTGCTCGACTTCGTGCGCGTCAACGTGGCCGAGGACATCATCGGCAAGGAGAAGGCGCACAAGTACGTCGCGCTCCTCACGACGATGTTCTTCGCGGTCCTCGCGTTCAACATCACGGGCATCATCCCCGGCCTCAACATCGCCGGGAGCTCGCTCATCGGCCTGCCGGTCATGCTCGCGCTGTGGGTGTACGTCATGTACCTCGGCGCCGGCATCCGGCACCACGGCCTCGGCGGGTTCCTCAAGACGAGCCTCTTCCCGCCCGGTGTGCCCCCGTTCCTCTACGTGCTGCTGACGCCGGTCGAGTTCCTGACGGTGTTCATCCTGCGGCCCGTGACGCTCGCCATCCGGCTCATGGCCAACATGGTCGCCGGTCACCTCATGCTCGTGCTGTGCTTCGCCGCGACGGACTTCTTCGTCCGCTCGATGTCGGGCATGACCGCCTTCGCGGTGCCGAGCCTGCTCGGCGGCTTCGCCATCACCCTGTTCGAGGTGTTCGTCGCCGCGCTGCAGGCCTACATCTTCGTCGTCCTCGCGGCCGTCTACATCAGCCTGTCGATCGCGGACGAGCACTGACACCACACCCCGCGGGGTCGTGGTCCCGCACCTGAGTACGAGCCCCCGGCCGACCGGCCGGGGACCCAACGGAAGGAACGAGCCACCGTGGCAGACACCAGCATGATCCTTGCCGCCGCCGACGCCGTCTCCGGCAACATCGCGACCGTCGGCTACGGCCTCGCGGTGCTCGGCCCGGGCATCGGTCTGGGCATCCTGATCGGCAAGACCGTCGAGGGCATGGCACGCCAGCCCGAGGTCGCCGGCCAGCTGCGCACCACCATGTTCATCGGTATCGGCTTCGTCGAGGTCCTGGGCCTCCTCGGCCTCATCACCGGGTTCCTCTTCCAGTGAGCACCGCCGCGGTCTCCGCGGCCGTCGTGACGGCCGCGGAAGAGGTCGAAGGCATCCGCCTGCTCCTCCCTGCCGGCTATGACCTGTTCTGGTCGACCGTCGTCCTCGTCGGTATCGCCATCCCGTTCTACAAGTACGTCCTGCCGAAGTTCCAGGCCGTGCTGGACGAGCGGACGGCGAAGATCGAGGGCGGGCTCGCCAAGGCCGAGTCGGCCCAGGCGGAGGCGGCCGCGCAGCTCGCGGAGCACCAGCAGCTGCTCGCCGACGCCCGTGCCGAGGCGGCGCGCATCCGCGAGGAGGCGCGCGCCGAGGGCACGACGATCCTCGCCGAGTCGCGGACCCGTGCGCAGGAGGAGGCGGCCCGGATCGTCGAGACGGCCCAGCGCCAGATCGACGCCGAGCGTCAGCAGGCGGCCGTGTCCCTGCGCGCCGACGTCGGCGCCCTGGCGACGGAGCTCGCGTCGAAGATCGTGGGCGAGTCGCTCGCCGACGAGGCACGGCGCTCGCGCGTCGTCGACCGCTTCCTCGACGACCTCGAGGCCAGCACCACCACGAGCGCAGGCAAGGGGAACTGATGCGCGGGACCAGTCGCGCCTCGCTGCAGGCGGTGGAGCACCGGTTCGCACCGGTGCTCCGGGCCGCCGGCGAGCAGGCACGCACGATCGGGGACGAGCTGTTCGCCCTCACCGACGCGCTCGACTCGTCGGGGTCGCTGCGTCGCACGCTCGCGGACCCGTCGCTCGACGGCGCGCCCAAGGGTGGACTGGTCGCGCGGCTGCTCGACGGCGCCGACGCGCGCACCGTCGAGATCGCGCAGGCGCTCGTGCGGTCGCGCTGGTCGGCGGACGCCGACCTCGCGGACGCGACCGAGCGTCTGGCGTTCCTCGCGCTGCTGGCCTCCGCCGAGGCCGACGGCACGCTGGCGCAGGTGGAGCAGGACCTCTTCTCCCTGACCCGGGCACTCGCGGGTCAGCGTGAGGTGCGTCGGTACCTGCTCAGCGACGCGTACCCGGCCGAGGCGCGCGGCGACCTGGTGGACCGGCTGCTCGACGGGCAGGGGACCGCGGTCACCCGCGCCGTCGCGCGCCGGGCCGCCGTCGCCCCCCGCGGGCGTCGGTATGTGACCACGCTGCTCCACGTCGGTGACGCGATCGCCGAGCTGCGCAGCCGCGAGGTGGCCACCGTCCTGTCCGCCTCACCGCTCACCGCGTCGCAGACCGACCGCCTGGCGGATCTGCTCGGCCGTGCGCTCGGCCGGGCCGTCCAGGTCAACGTCGTCGTCGACCCCGACGTCGTGGGTGGCCTGCGGGTGCAGGCCGGTCCTGACGTGATCGACTCGACCGTCCTCTCCCGGCTCGCCGACGCACGCCGGCAGCTGGCCGGCTGAACCCGCCGGAGCACCGGCCCACGACACACCGCACGCGCGAGGCGCGTGCGTCAGATGAGGAGAACGCCATGGCTGAGCTGACGATCCGGCCGGAGGACATCCGGTCCGCGCTGGACAGCTTCGTGAAGTCCTACGAGCCCAAGGGCCCGGCGACCGAGGAGGTCGGACGGGTCTCCGTCGCCGGCGACGGCATCGCGCAGGTCGAGGGCCTGCCCGGCGCGATGGCCAACGAGCTGCTGAAGTTCGAGGACGGCACGCTGGGCCTGGCGCTCAACCTGGACGTCCGGGAGATCGGCGTCGTCGTCCTGGGTGAGTTCACGGGCATCGAGGAGGGCCAGGAGGTCCGCCGGACCGGCGAGGTCCTCTCGGTGGCCGTCGGTGACGGGTACCTCGGTCGCGTCGTCGACCCGCTCGGCCAGCCGATCGACGGCCTGGGCGAGGTCGCCACCGACGCGCGCCGCGCGCTGGAGCTGCAGGCTCCCGGCGTCATGGCCCGCAAGTCGGTCCACGAGCCGCTCCAGACGGGCCTCAAGGCCATCGACTCGATGATCCCGATCGGCCGCGGTCAGCGTCAGCTGATCATCGGCGACCGCCAGACCGGCAAGACGGCCATCGCGATCGACACGATCATCAACCAGAAGGCGAACTGGGAGACCGGCGACCCGACCAAGCAGGTCCGCTGCATCTACGTCGCGATCGGCCAGAAGGGCTCGACGATCGCCTCGGTGCGCTCTGCCCTCGAGGAGGCCGGCGCGCTCGAGTACACGACCATCGTCGCGGCCCCCGCGTCCGACCCGGCGGGCTTCAAGTACCTCGCCCCGTACACCGGCTCGGCCATCGGCCAGCACTGGATGTACCAGGGCAAGCACGTCCTCATCGTGTTCGACGACCTGTCGAAGCAGGCCGAGGCGTACCGCGCCGTGTCGCTGCTGCTGCGTCGCCCGCCGGGCCGCGAGGCGTACCCCGGTGACGTCTTCTACCTGCACTCCCGCCTGCTGGAGCGTTGCGCGAAGCTCTCCGACGAGCTCGGCGCGGGCTCGATGACGGGCCTGCCGGTCATCGAGACCAAGGCGAACGACGTCTCGGCGTACATCCCGACCAACGTCATCTCCATCACCGACGGCCAGATCTTCCTGCAGTCGGACCTGTTCAACGCCGACCAGCGCCCGGCCGTCGACGTCGGCATCTCGGTGTCCCGTGTCGGTGGTGCCGCGCAGGTCAAGGCGATGAAGCAGGTCTCCGGCACGCTGAAGCTCGACCTGGCGCAGTACCGGTCGCTCGAGGCCTTCGCGATGTTCGCCTCCGACCTGGACGCCGCGTCGCGTGCGCAGCTGACGCGGGGCGCGCGCCTCATGGAGCTGCTGAAGCAGGGCCAGTACTCCCCGTACCCGGTGGAGAACCAGGTCGCGTCGATCTGGGCCGGCACCAAGGGCAAGCTGGACGACGTCCCGATCGAGGACGTCCGCCGCTTCGAGTCCGAGCTGCTCGACCACCTGCGCCGCAACACCGACGTGCTCTCGACGATCGCCGACACCGGCAAGCTCGACGAGAGCACGGAGCAGGCGCTCGCCGACGGCATCGACGAGTTCCGGCTCGGCTTCCTGAAGTTCGACGGCACGCCTCTCGTCGGCCGCGAGGCCGAGGACGAGGGCGTCGAGGTCGAGCAGGAGCAGATCGTCCGCCAGAAGCGGGCCTGAGCATGGCCGGTCAGCAGCGCGTCTACAAGGCGCGGATCAAGAGCACCCAGTCGCTCAAGAAGATGTTCCGCGCGCAGGAGCTCATCGCGGCGTCACGCATCGGCAAGGCGCGTGACCGCGTCGCTATGGCGACGCCGTACTCCCGCGCCATCACCCGGGCCGTGTCGGCCGTCGCCACGCACTCCGACGTGTCGCACCCGTTCCTGGTGGAGCGGGACGACACCAAGCGTGTCGCGGTCCTGCTCATCGCGTCGGACCGCGGCATGGCCGGCGCCTACTCGGCGAGCGTGATCCGGGAGACCGAGCGGCTCGTGCAGCGGCTGGAGGCGTCGGGCAAGCAGGTCGCCCTGTACGTCTCGGGTCGCCGTGCCATCGCCTACTACTCGTTCCGCCAGCGTGAGCTCGCGGGCGCGTGGTCGGGCTTCTCGGACGCACCGACGCCCGAGGTCGCCGACGAGATCGCCGAGGCCCTGCTGACCGCGTTCCGCGCGCCGGCCGACGAGGGCGGGGTGGGTGAGGTGCACGTCGTGTTCACGCAGTTCGTGAACATGGTGACGCAGCGCCCCCGCGTCATCCGGATGCTCCCGCTCGAGGTCGTCGAGGGCGTGGCGGCGCCGGGGGACCACGACGTCCTGCCGCTCTACGAGTTCGAGCCCAGCCCGGAGGAGGTGCTGGACGCGCTGCTGCCGCGCTACGTGCGCACGCGCATCTACGCCAACCTCCTGCAGGCGGCGGCCTCCGAGCTCGCCGCCCGGCAGCGGGCCATGCACACGGCGACGGACAACGCCGAGGACCTCATCCGCCTCTACACGCGACTGGCGAACCAGGCGCGTCAGGGCGAGATCACCCAGGAGATCAGCGAGATCGTGTCGGGTGCCGACGCGCTCGCGTCGGCCTGACACCGCACGACAGCACGACCGCACGACACCGACCCCAGCCGGACGGCCCCGCCGCCCGGACGAGTGAAGCGAGGCAGACATGACCGCCACCACCGTCGACGCGACGGCCGCGACCGCCGGCACGCCCGGCGTCGGCCGGGTCGCGCGGGTCATCGGGCCCGTCGTGGACATCGAGTTCCCGCCGGACCAGATCCCGGAGATCTACAACGCGCTCGAGGTCGACATCGACCTCTCGACCCAGGGCGAGGGTGAGGCCGCCGGCGGCTTCACCATGACGCTCGAGGTCGAGCAGCACCTCGGCGACTCGCTGGTGCGCGCGATCGCGCTCAAGCCGACCGACGGCCTGGTCCGTGGCGCGCAGGTGCGCGACACCGGCCTGCCGATCTCGGTGCCCGTCGGCGACGTCACCAAGGGCAAGGTCTTCAACGTCACGGGCGAGGTGCTCAACCTCGCCGAGGGCGAGACGCTCGAGATCACCGAGCGCTGGCCGATCCACCGCAAGCCCCCGGCCTTCGACCAGCTCGAGTCGAAGACGCAGATGTTCGAGACCGGCATCAAGGTCATCGACCTGCTGACGCCGTACGTCCAGGGCGGGAAGATCGGCCTGTTCGGCGGCGCCGGCGTCGGCAAGACGGTCCTCATCCAGGAGATGATCCAGCGCGTCGCGCAGGACCACGGCGGTGTGTCCGTGTTCGCCGGTGTCGGCGAGCGCACGCGTGAGGGCAACGACCTCATCGTCGAGATGGAGGAGGCCGGCGTCTTCGACAAGACGGCGCTCGTCTTCGGCCAGATGGACGAGCCCCCGGGCACGCGTCTGCGCGTCGCCCTGTCGGCACTGACGATGGCGGAGTACTTCCGCGACGTGCAGAAGCAGGACGTGCTGCTCTTCATCGACAACATCTTCCGCTTCACCCAGGCGGGCTCCGAGGTGTCGACGCTGCTCGGCCGCATGCCGTCCGCGGTCGGCTACCAGCCGAA contains:
- the prfA gene encoding peptide chain release factor 1 translates to MLAEHAQIERDLSDPSVHADAGRARRLGRRYAELGRVVQAYRQWRAAADDAQAAAELAAEDAGFAAELPALQAAAAESAERLHRVLVPRDPDDGRDAILEIKAGEGGEESALFAGDLLRMYTRYAERQGWSVQVLDLTPSDLGGVKDVQVAVKARTAGPPEDGVWAHLKYEGGVHRVQRVPVTESQGRIHTSAAGVMVFPEADDDGDVDIDQNDLRIDVYRSSGPGGQSVNTTDSAVRITHVPTGIVVSMQNEKSQLQNREQAMRVLRARLLAARQEEAAAAASEARRSQVRTVDRSERIRTYNFPENRIADHRTGFKAYNLDQVLDGDLGPVIASALEADEAARLAAAGGVPA
- the prmC gene encoding peptide chain release factor N(5)-glutamine methyltransferase; protein product: MSAPTDVRGTEPGLRAYVDGATAVLAEAGVPSPRHDALALAAHALGVPRVEPALPPALPAHFAAEYARLVDRRRAREPLQHIVGSTVFRYVTLRVAPGVFVPRPETETVAQLAVDEAAALAAGGGRPTVVDLCTGTGAIAVSVDTEVPASRVVAVDLSDEAVELARANAQAVAGPDLRVVQGDVRDPGLLAELDGTVDVVVSNPPYIPPDAVPLDPEVRDHDPDLALYGGGADGLDVPRAVVAAAARLLVPGGLLVMEHAEVQDADARAAALATGAFEDVRTVPDLTGRPRTLVARRVARPVVEDSPA
- a CDS encoding L-threonylcarbamoyladenylate synthase, with product MSLLRIKDATDPRAWGPAIDEAVHAVGRGELVVLPTDTVYGIGADAFDPRAVQALLDAKGRGRQMPPPVLMPDVRTLDGLATAVPPAARALAEAFWPGGLTIIVRAQPSLAWDLGETRGTVALRMPDHPVALALLRRTGPLAVSSANLTGHPAASTAAEAHDQLGTKVAVYLDGGAAPGGVASTIVDATGDALRIVRLGALDLATLAAVAPVMAPPPAGTPAPSGPPAADGQEPDGPEAAAP
- a CDS encoding MraY family glycosyltransferase, which produces MRVYLLVLVIAAVVTYLTTPLARWCALRWGAITAVRDRDVHAVPTPRLGGMAMFAGLLVALLMASRLPFLEPVYANPRPIFGIIGGAALVCALGVADDIWDLDWLTKLMGQVLAAGFLAWQGVLLYRLPLADNVISGSSRAAVFVTVVSVIVAMNAVNFVDGLDGLAAGLLAIGGAAFFVYAYLLTVDTSRDDYSNLATLVVAVLVGVCLGFLPHNLYPARIFMGDSGSMLLGFVFAAAAIVVTGQIDPKAVVERVQFPAYVPILLPVAVLVLPLLDMGLAIVRRLLKGKSPFHPDRLHLHHRLLALGHSHRRAVAIMYVWTAVLAFGVAALAVLSTTTVLVATGVGVVVATVLTLGPLRGRTPNAVEASP
- the atpB gene encoding F0F1 ATP synthase subunit A, which encodes MPLAADENVFHTPSIADFFPPAILFEGTIFEFNRMQLVRIIAALALVTIMVVAARRAKLVPSRGQNVAELLLDFVRVNVAEDIIGKEKAHKYVALLTTMFFAVLAFNITGIIPGLNIAGSSLIGLPVMLALWVYVMYLGAGIRHHGLGGFLKTSLFPPGVPPFLYVLLTPVEFLTVFILRPVTLAIRLMANMVAGHLMLVLCFAATDFFVRSMSGMTAFAVPSLLGGFAITLFEVFVAALQAYIFVVLAAVYISLSIADEH
- the atpE gene encoding ATP synthase F0 subunit C, whose protein sequence is MILAAADAVSGNIATVGYGLAVLGPGIGLGILIGKTVEGMARQPEVAGQLRTTMFIGIGFVEVLGLLGLITGFLFQ
- a CDS encoding F0F1 ATP synthase subunit B, giving the protein MSTAAVSAAVVTAAEEVEGIRLLLPAGYDLFWSTVVLVGIAIPFYKYVLPKFQAVLDERTAKIEGGLAKAESAQAEAAAQLAEHQQLLADARAEAARIREEARAEGTTILAESRTRAQEEAARIVETAQRQIDAERQQAAVSLRADVGALATELASKIVGESLADEARRSRVVDRFLDDLEASTTTSAGKGN
- a CDS encoding F0F1 ATP synthase subunit delta, coding for MRGTSRASLQAVEHRFAPVLRAAGEQARTIGDELFALTDALDSSGSLRRTLADPSLDGAPKGGLVARLLDGADARTVEIAQALVRSRWSADADLADATERLAFLALLASAEADGTLAQVEQDLFSLTRALAGQREVRRYLLSDAYPAEARGDLVDRLLDGQGTAVTRAVARRAAVAPRGRRYVTTLLHVGDAIAELRSREVATVLSASPLTASQTDRLADLLGRALGRAVQVNVVVDPDVVGGLRVQAGPDVIDSTVLSRLADARRQLAG
- the atpA gene encoding F0F1 ATP synthase subunit alpha, with the protein product MAELTIRPEDIRSALDSFVKSYEPKGPATEEVGRVSVAGDGIAQVEGLPGAMANELLKFEDGTLGLALNLDVREIGVVVLGEFTGIEEGQEVRRTGEVLSVAVGDGYLGRVVDPLGQPIDGLGEVATDARRALELQAPGVMARKSVHEPLQTGLKAIDSMIPIGRGQRQLIIGDRQTGKTAIAIDTIINQKANWETGDPTKQVRCIYVAIGQKGSTIASVRSALEEAGALEYTTIVAAPASDPAGFKYLAPYTGSAIGQHWMYQGKHVLIVFDDLSKQAEAYRAVSLLLRRPPGREAYPGDVFYLHSRLLERCAKLSDELGAGSMTGLPVIETKANDVSAYIPTNVISITDGQIFLQSDLFNADQRPAVDVGISVSRVGGAAQVKAMKQVSGTLKLDLAQYRSLEAFAMFASDLDAASRAQLTRGARLMELLKQGQYSPYPVENQVASIWAGTKGKLDDVPIEDVRRFESELLDHLRRNTDVLSTIADTGKLDESTEQALADGIDEFRLGFLKFDGTPLVGREAEDEGVEVEQEQIVRQKRA
- a CDS encoding F0F1 ATP synthase subunit gamma, with protein sequence MAGQQRVYKARIKSTQSLKKMFRAQELIAASRIGKARDRVAMATPYSRAITRAVSAVATHSDVSHPFLVERDDTKRVAVLLIASDRGMAGAYSASVIRETERLVQRLEASGKQVALYVSGRRAIAYYSFRQRELAGAWSGFSDAPTPEVADEIAEALLTAFRAPADEGGVGEVHVVFTQFVNMVTQRPRVIRMLPLEVVEGVAAPGDHDVLPLYEFEPSPEEVLDALLPRYVRTRIYANLLQAAASELAARQRAMHTATDNAEDLIRLYTRLANQARQGEITQEISEIVSGADALASA
- the atpD gene encoding F0F1 ATP synthase subunit beta — translated: MTATTVDATAATAGTPGVGRVARVIGPVVDIEFPPDQIPEIYNALEVDIDLSTQGEGEAAGGFTMTLEVEQHLGDSLVRAIALKPTDGLVRGAQVRDTGLPISVPVGDVTKGKVFNVTGEVLNLAEGETLEITERWPIHRKPPAFDQLESKTQMFETGIKVIDLLTPYVQGGKIGLFGGAGVGKTVLIQEMIQRVAQDHGGVSVFAGVGERTREGNDLIVEMEEAGVFDKTALVFGQMDEPPGTRLRVALSALTMAEYFRDVQKQDVLLFIDNIFRFTQAGSEVSTLLGRMPSAVGYQPNLADEMGQLQERITSTRGHSITSLQAIYVPADDYTDPAPATTFAHLDATTELSREIASRGLYPAVDPLASTSRILDPRYVGQEHYDVATRVKSILQRNKELQDIIAILGVDELSEEDKTIVARARRIQQFLSQNTYMAEKFTGVVGSTVPVTETVEAFKKIADGEFDHISEQAFFNIGGLEDLERNWARIQKEYGV